Proteins encoded within one genomic window of Actinomycetota bacterium:
- a CDS encoding cation-transporting P-type ATPase, translating into MAAELGVAPERGLSGAEAASRLASHGPNRLTGAKKESALQAFVRQYQDFMQIILLAAAIIN; encoded by the coding sequence GTGGCCGCTGAGCTCGGGGTCGCGCCGGAGCGGGGCCTGAGCGGGGCCGAGGCGGCCAGCCGGCTCGCCTCGCATGGCCCGAACCGGCTCACCGGGGCCAAGAAGGAGTCGGCCCTCCAGGCGTTCGTGCGCCAGTACCAGGACTTCATGCAGATCATCCTGCTGGCCGCGGCCATCATCAACC